The segment AGGCGACTGATTCCTAACACCCCTGAAGGCAGATCTTCatgcatcctgtttttttttttttctgcagctcacaGATCAGAGCTACAGACTGCTGCCACTTTTCCATCACAGATCCCCTCTCCTGGTTTACCATTGTGTTGTGactttcctgctgcagctgacatTGTgctgtgactttatttacaggcaGGGTGtttaggggaaaaaatggtgcttggtttgttttttggccAGATGGGCTGCCCAGATAAGGTTACCTCTTCCTTTGGTTGTTATAAATTCACCCTGCAGTCACCTATCAGCCGATATCTAACATCTGTGTGTTGCCTGTCTGAATGATTGACAGgtggaaacattttaatagtGAGAATGTTCTGATTCTCTACTATCAGCAGAATCTCTCAGGAACCGGTGGacggatttcagtgaaactttcaaaaCTCATCACTGTTTGTATTCATCTAcaactcaacccaattcaagatggctgccacagtttgccaacccaaaaatgactataacttacTTACGCTTACAGACAATGAGGTGAaatttatgtggtagtagctgtgagtcgtACTCAACAAacactctgagcattaacacatcttgtgagatgtggctgtggcagccatcttgatttaaaactgcCATataaggcggcgggtgatattcATTTGTTCGAGGACTGCTGGCTTCGTGGCTTCAGACCAGTTTTGTCCGATAATAgatgatgtgttttatttacttgcTTTAAGCAGCATAAGTAGTACTGAAGTTTGAAGGaaggtttgagttgtttaatCAAGTTCGAGCAGCAGAACCATTCCTAACCTCAGTTTTTATCTGGATCGGTTCCAGCTTCATGTGCTGCTTTATTAGAGACCAACTGTTTCTCCAGAACCAGAGCTACATTTGTGggatttgatataaaaaaataaaagcaaagcacTTTGTCAGCTGTCAGCTGGGGCTTTACTGTTAAATGATACAGTATATATGAGTTAAAGAGGCTGCATTGACTCTGTGCTCTGTAAGATGATCTCTTGTGTCATCCAAACTGACAGCACCCTCTTTGTTGAGCAATTTTTTGGGACTGAAAGCCGAGCTGTTGTGGTCCGAGCCAAAAGAGGCGGACAGCGCGCTGTCATTTTGGGGTGCAGAGCCAACTCGCAGCCAATGCCAGCACGAGTTACATCACCCAGGCACTGTGAGGCTGGCACAGCCTGCAGCTGAAACGTACTGTGGGAGCTGGACCACCGATACGCTGATGTTCAGACGTGACGGCCCGTGTCGAAGcgtgagctgctgctgcagaggtcCGGTCAGCCTTTCGTCCTGTCGCTTTTAAGCAGGTGTCATCAGCAATTAAGAGCAAGAATTAAAATCTAGAAAAGAAACAGGCAATTACAtaataaaatctatattttcacTTCACAGTCCATAAGAAAATAGAAGGattgttctttcatttttcacGAGGTTCTGATGAAACCAAGCACTACCTTCCACTTGTGCATTTTCCCACATTTAGGACTTCTCAGCtgtttacaacaaataaaaaggaattttGGTTTCTTAACCAGGCTAAGGTCGCTCAAGAGGCGGAGCGTTAACATTCCTGTCAGGAGCCTGTTTTgaataaacagaagaagaagaagaaaaaaaacagtcagtgaaGATCAGGAGACACTTTACTGACAAGATAAAGGCAAGAGGGCCTCCTGCAGAATCTTAAttagttaataattaaaaagcgAAACAACATGAGGGACCAGAGGTTCCTCAGCCAACAATGTTCAGAAGTGTTTGATtccaaagaaagaagaaagcaaTATTCTGAATGTCTTACATGTGTCTGCAAATGATTCATTTACTGATAAGTGACATGCTGATTGTGAAATGTGTTGATCCTCAGCTGTCGGGCTTGTTGGTGCTGGGGGTGGGATTGTGGCTGAGATTTGACCAACACACCGTGGATCTTCTGACAGGCGATGGAGCCCCCGACACCTTCTTCATAGGTACTACCCTGTAAACCCACCTCACGTCAACACAACATCTGATAGTCCTCACCATTAAACTCTACCTGATGTAAATGTTGTCGACTTTCAGGAAGGATTTTTGTCACTTGAGGAAAGATTTAAAGAGTTCTTCAGTAAAAAGCATCATAAAATAACCATATCAGAAAACTTGAGATGACTGGGTTTGAGTGTAATTCAAATGATGACAATAACAAACTAAACTCTTCTCATAGTGTACTTTAGTAACGGACGTCTGAGAAACACTCCATTTTTACTGCTGGCCTGTGACAGGAGATGCAGAAAAGTCacagaactatttttttttaagtgtgagGATCTTCCTGTTGGATATTTAGCATTTCATTCAGTGGTAGAGACAGGTTTCCATTTTAGTGCCTGGCAGCAGCTGCTTAGAAAGTACAGCTCTCTGAAAACCTGTCAGTCCATGTGAAATGTACTCAGGGAATTGGATTTACATGCTGCAACTTCTACGCTGGTGGTTTGGAAAGCGAACTTATTATCATCCGCTGCCAGAAATGACAgcagcaaaatatcccataaaccagtgaacagattttaatgaaactctcagaaagttatcaagGGCTTAAACATCTCCAActaattaactttcagagtcaagatggccaccacagctaatcaactttagctaACACAGAAGGGTTGTAGctctgttagttttacagacactgagtagtttagtttagtttagtttagtttagtttagtttagtttagtttagtttagtttagtttagtttgtatCATTTCTCATCTGTTCAGCTGaagtttttaaatcctactttagtttatgttagcttattatcagtttattatatcttagtttggttttcctcagtttattttagtatgacttgttttagataagtttagtttaactttttaaatcttagTTTCCATAGCTTTTTATATCCTCTGTTTATTGTACTTCTGCTCATTTAttgcattatgtttttatgatgtaaagcactttgaactgccttgttgctgcaAAGTGCCCTATaattaaatttgacttgacttgactatctacgactgattaacttttagagtcaacagcTCACCattacagctaatcaaacttagcaaacagaaacatgtttatgtGTTGGTCAGATTTACATATACTGGGCAGAAATGTGGTGtggtatttattattaattcatTTGTTATGTTACCAAAGATTATTGCTGCCCATAGTTTActtttcagttaattttatCCACAATTTAAAGGCTGTTTAAtatgtttcctgtttatgtATAACCTAATATTATTGAGCCTGATTTTATGGTGCTGGAGAATGGTCTGCCTGCacttatttattctttgtttaaaattatagGAGAAAAATGTTTCCAAGTTCTGTCAGAGGAAACTGGTGTTGATGAACGTCATTTAAAAGCATTCTTTGTATATATTTGTTATTTCAACGTCAAATTTGTCCATTTTCAGAGTTCATGTTGCAGCTAAAGACCTGAAAAACTGCTGTACAATGGAATGCCACAGCTATAAACATGTTTGAGTTCAGTAGACTCTTCTCAAAAAGGTTTCAACTTTTCAGATTAAacactgacttttaaaaataattttaagccACAAGACATGGCTCATCAGCTGTTTTACTAAAgaccacaaagacacaaattcaagaatatttgtttattatttaaggCTCCACTTTACGCCCAAAAGTATGTTTGTCTTCATATAAAAGGGGCCAAGGTGGGAATATTAGAAAACGAAGTTGATAAGCAAGTCTGTGATGTCCCAGCCGCTGGGTTCAATTTATTGTGAGTTTATGGTGTCAGCTTGAAAGTCGTTGTTCCCTGACAGATGGAGGTTTTGTAAACAGTAGCACAGAAATAGCAGCGAGAGATGGGAATGATGATAAGTGAACTGAGTGAATGACagctctgtctctttcctgaaACTCTGGCTAACTTTATGGTCAGGTGTGCGTATAAAACTGTGCAAAACTCAGAACACAACCCACAACAGAtaattaaaacatacagtaGAGAGGACAAACAGTGTTCAGTACTCAACACAACAGGCCTTGTATTTGCTGCTGCGTGTAGGAGTGAATGATCAGAATGAAGCCCGTTCTTGTTGCTCCCGTTTAAACTATGACCTAAAATGGTGACTTCACTTCATCAGCTCCATGCTGTGCTGTCATGGAACTGCTTCACTCTCCCAGGACATAAAGAGCAGGTTGGGTGTGTCAGAGCCAGGAGGCTTTACTGAAGTCTCCTCCTGTAACTGGAGTGATATCAGGCTGcacagcctttaaaaaaaaaccctgcttcACACAATGAAAATATGAGACACAAAGCTTTCTGatgcaaaagctattttttataaggattaaaaaacacaatcttCCCTGAAAGACACTTAAAACAtgacagcaaataaaaataaaaaatacacaccaAACATATGCAGTAGAAGGACatagaaatgtcttttttttaccagtttatgCAAAATATAAGTGGTTAATAAGTGGTTAAGATAAGTTAAGGTTCTGCTTTTCTGAGTGCTCAGGAAATGATGCATCTGTCTGCTCTAGCTgctttgttattaaaaaaaagcttaaggAAAAGTTGTATTCTGTATTGTAGCTGATGAGCAGGTGGTAACTCAATTTTCTGTGCTTGCAGAAGCAGTTAATGTAGAATCTGATGGAAAAATCAGAGTCTGTTACACTGAAGCTGTGGGTACAAAAAAGCCTGGTGAAGTCTGTCTACATAATGGacgttttgcacattttataaCAGTTATTCTGATTAGAAATGTTAAGGTTTTGCTAGCTAAAGAGTATGTGCATTTAGGCTTGTGTGGCACTGAAAATGTAATAACAACTGGGATGTGGTTTCATCCGTTTTATCCAGATGCTGAAACATTACaggttttttattgtatttatctattaattttaccaaaacaatgttcctgtttgttctaaatcctattgttgttgttgacatACAAGAAAAGCTTCCTTCACAAATCTGAAAGAGCGTGATGATAGTTCTGTCAGTAAATTCATACAGCAAGATGCAACACTTGCTCTGAGCAGTTAGTAGATGTATTATTAGTAACAACTCTTCTACTCTTGTCTGCTTTTCTTGATTTGAGGCTTTAAAAGTCCCAAGCAGCCTCACTGGCTGAGAGGGACTAGGATTCAGGAAGCAGCTAAGCATCTTTAACGAGTCGTGTTGGTGCGGCTCTTGAATTTAGGCCTGTATAAGTCTCACCACCGGTGCAAGTTATTTGCATGATCCTGCAGAGGATCAACGACAAGACAAACATCATAAACTTACTGAGCAGAAGTTTGCTTCCCACATACAGCTCTGGCAAAGGGACTGAAGTCTGTGATACCATAATAAGACAAAGTGGCAGCATTCCCTGTGGGTGATTCACTTTGCATGCTGTCACCTCTTTGCTCTCCTGCGTGTAAACAGCCATTCCATGTGTGTATAAAATAGGGAGAAGGTTAAACTAAGAGATAATCCAGATGTTTATATTCACTAATATGTGTTTCTAACTGATACTCGGATTGAGAAGCACAACTTGACAGTTGTCTGCAAGATGTTTCCAGCTTTACTAGAGGAAGTATGAAAGTGAGGAACTGTTggaataaaaaagttttttttatatttattggcTCATTATATTTTCCattgcaaaatattttcagttccCTCCAGGTCAGCAGTCTATTCGCCACATCTTTACCTCCCCTTTTGttcaacaacaggaaaacaacagcttgCATTGGACCCATGAGGATTAATTAAACTGCTGCCGTGGTTGCTGCCTATGTCACCGATTAGGCTCTTAGCACGGCGCTGAGGAGCCAGCCTGGTGTATGGTTACGGTGCAGAGGACTCAGTAGTGAAGGGTGGGAGCAGGCAGGGGAGGTGACGTCAGGCAGACTTGAAGCGAGCTGAGTTGATCACGTTCTGCAGCAATCGAACCTTCCAAATTTCATTTGCCATGTTATGAGACAGATGGCGTCTGTTTCTCTTCTTCACCGTGCAGCAGCAAGAATGAGTGGAGTTTATAGCTGGAAACAAGACCAAGGCATGAAAAAAGGCAACAGGAaaccttgtttgtctgctgATTTTCTAGCTCCAATCGTTCTCATTTAATTATAATTCAGCACAGATTCTGCCCAAGCCTCAGACATGTTGTCATTATAGGTGCTCAGAGGAGGAAAgcatttaaattttagtttccTACACAACTCCAGATAATGGGATTTGAATTGTCTTTGCTGAAACCAGTATTTGCTTTTTGATATGTAATTTTAACTCACTGACCACCAGTACAGCACACACTATTCACACACACTGTGGTTAAAAAACTTAACCACATGTTAAGTctcttttttaaagaagcatTTAACTTAGGTATCTCCAGTTCTCCCCACAGAAAGCTATGAAATTCACCCTGGAGTAGGTTGATAATCAGATTATGAGCTGTGGGAGGCCACAAAAAAGTTCCCACCTACATGTTCTTCCTGTTATTCAAACCcaacaaacagactttttataaaatgtccTTCCCTAAAGCCATGACTGCACTTTGCATCATGCTGCCATCTTCAGCAGAAGGCTGTgaactgcagttttatttgtttcatttctgaacTCATCAGCTCAGCAGTGGACTTTCCTTTCTCATGTTTGGttttacacaacaacacaaactgatccacctgtttgtgtctctgcagccGTGTACATCCTTCTCGGTGCAGGAGGGCTGATGATGATCGTGGGGTTCTTCGGGTGTTTCGGGGCTGTGCGGGAGTCTCAGTGTCTTCTTGCATCGGTGGGTTCAACAGATTAAAAGCTCTCTTTAATGACATTATTTCTCAACTATGGcgctgttttgatttttgtcagtGTAGATGACTGAATTTATCTCTGTGTAAATTTAAGAAAGCTATCACTGGGTTTTAAATACACCCTTAAAGTATAGCTGATAAAAGAagctaatttttaaattaaaaacagcccATGCTTCAAGGGAATAACAAGCCCGTTTTCCTTCTGATTCTGCAGTTTTTTGCTTGCCTGCTGATAATCTTTGGAGCTGAGATCACTGCTGGTGTGTTTGGATTCATGAACAGGGAAGAGGTAAAGGTATTAAACATTGTCAGGGTTAAGTAGCCATGGGTCATCTGATTAATAAACAAGTTTGtattctttattatctatttatAACAGATTACTGAAGAAGTCAAAAGGTTTTATAACTACTCCGTTGATGAGAACAATCCGAATGGCACCGCAATAGCAATACTTTACCACAACACTGTGAGTACAATTTATCTTTTGTTCACTTACTTTCTGGTCAACAGTAGCACCAAcacaaatgtatatatatatatatattgttgttgtttacagctgAACTGTTGTGGAAGTCCCACAACAGGTGTAATTGAAAAGTTGTGTCCAGAAGCTGCAGAAGACACTCAGGTAAACCCTCCCAACCTGCTGCCATACTTCATGAACACAAGGTGGCACTACAGCGCCTGATTGAGTtcatatatgtgtatatatgtacatataaattctgttttttatgttctttagGACTGTTTTGCTGCAATACAAGAGTTCTTTGAGAAAAAGCTGTATATCATCGGATATATAGGTATTGGTATTGCTGGAGTAATGGTGAGAATTTACAAAACCTCAAACTTATTAAATGCCAAAcgtttcacattttaacatttattctcaagttattaataataataataccttATATCTTGCTGCATTAAGTGCTTTTACCTGCCACCAACCTTCTGTTTTCAGATCCTTGGAATGGTCTTCAGTATGGTCCTGTGTTGCGCCATCAGGAACACCAGGGAGGTCATATAGACGGTCCGCTGCCTCCCCCCTCACTGCCCAGCAACAACCAAACCCCCCGCACACTCACACAACCCTTCATAATCAATATCTGTTACTATGAGAAGGGCAATGCCAAAGTTACATTTCGATGGCATTTTTCATAGACCAGACTGATTAGGTGGGGGCCACATTCAACACGATACGCTGGATCGGTATCTTCACACCTTCTTCTTGACTCCACCAGCACTGAAACACTGATTTActcctctgtctttctttcCATAACTAAAGCTCTGCTTTCAGCACAACTCTGAGACATTCCTAGCTTTTGTTCCGCTCTGGCTGCTGTGCAGAGGCTGAAACGCTGCTCTGTAGCACCAACACGGAGCGCGAAGCCTTCTCTGACACAGGAATGTTGTGAAGGAGCAGCACTGCTGTAAATACGGACAGCTATTTCAGGCCTTAGCCGTTAACGCATTCTTtgcattttcttcctcttttgaGTCTACTTCTTGGCATTTTCTTGTGTGCTTAAGTGTTTTGAGGACTAGCCTACCTTTGCAGAGTGAATTTCCATTATGTGCCTACTTGACCTTTTTCAGTCAAACTACTACTGAATAATTTGACTATCTCTCGTAATCTGAACACACGTACGCGTAACGAGTGTGCTAGCTTCTTGTCTCCACTCTCAAGTATTTCTACCGTAAAGCACAATAGAATATGTGTAGACATGAAACTAACCCAAAGGCTAGGACGGTCTGATGATAAACTGCCCCTTTTGTAAATTTCCAAATTTGTGTGAGAGGTTGGCGACGCGCTGCACTGAGCTCTTCTCAAGCATGTTTAAACAGTAACAGTGAGCtagtttgcattttgtgtgAATTATTGTGGATGTAAATTTTGTTGGTGTGCCAATAAGATGTCAAATATAGAATAATATAGTTTGTGTCATActgttaacaataaataaagaaatactggGTGCTTTTATCACTGGTtgcctgcttgttttttttgggggggtgggggcgAGGTTTTTGGTTCTTGTTCCTGATTAAAGAGCCAGCTTCCTGCTTTGTTTCATAAGAAGAGAACAAGGAAGTGCATCAACGTATATCTCGTGGTCGGGTCGTTTCCTGAACACGTTGGCGCTTTGTTCAGGTTTGCTGTTTGAACGCTGCAGTCAGTGATGAAATAACACCCCGACTTTATCATCCATGAACACATATTTATCCCCAAGTTAATAATATATATTCACAGGATGAGAAGCAAATACTCTTATGCATACACCATCTGCCAAAACATTACGACCACCTGCATTATGTTAAACACCTATTCAACATGAATTTATGGCGCCAAAGCAACCTTAGCCTAAGAATATCTGTGGAGAAGCCTGAGTTTATGATTCCAGCACTGCAGCAATAAATCTGATGAACCCTGTGGATGTCATGGTGGGCTCGTTACGTTCCCATCAATCCATTTTCTAAGGAGCTTTTAATGAGGCTTCATATTACTGACTGTTTTTCTCAATTTGCCAGTCTATAGCTGTTGAGTTCTACTTCTGGAACTGAAAGGGTTTAATACAAGGTTAGAAATGTCCACGTTCAAAGAAAACAGACTGTCGGGGAGTTTCTGCCAGTGTTGCTGCAGTAAGGGCAAATAGAAAAGGTGGGCCCTTTCAGCAAATTGCAGGAGTTGAACTCCCTCTCTTGTTCTCCATTTCTCTTTGTCTGGGCCTGTCCTGTTTTCAGGTTACCTGCGGGCTTTATCCTCAGCCCCGTCAGCTGGCCCTTAtgcagataaaacacacacacacacacacacacacctatttCCCAGACAAACCTGATCTTTTATCAGTTTCTCTGAGAGTCACAAAATTTCTTTCATTCCAACTCTAACTCTAGGTGTAGTCCACCATTTAAAATAGTCAGACAACTTTACAAATGCAGCTGGTTGACACAGCTAAACCAGACAAAATATTGATGGGTCAGCTTTAGGAAAAAGgtttggacttttttattttttgacaaaggCATTTTAAGATTTAACATGGACACTGTATCTGAACATTTGGAAGAGTTTAGGTGCAAAAGCTTTCAGGAGTTAGTTTTGACGGACCTGTTAGCCACCATCGCCGTTTTAGACAAACTAAAACCTCAGCAGTAAAGTGTTACAAAAGCACATAACACCTTGTTTCTCTGTAAATATTAAAGTGCTGGGAAATAACTGAAAATACAAACCTTACTTCAGTAGCAACAAATAATAACCATAAACACAAAGATTGAAttgcaaatttatttaatacataCAAAAGCCACCCCAAAACACAGTATCGTAACAGTCATTTCTCACAGTATCTATAATGttcatttcaggttttaaaagctttttaggAACAGATACAAACCTGCTCCGTTTACAGCCCGAACCAGAAATGATCTCATGACTGAAGCTGAAGGTATtcacatataaatatatttcaagTGAGATTAtgtagacaaacacacatacaatgTGCATAAATGACTTCAAGTTTTTGCAGAAAGAGAAACTCTCCATTTTGCAGACCTCTTACAGCAACAGGACTATGATAAACAAGGACGTGTGATGATTTGGTAAACCATGTGGTCCCATGCCGATAGGAAGGCTCAAGATCAGTCAAATgaaatctaataataataataacaaaaataataataattccaaaaagaaagttaaaaaaattaaaataaaatacatcccCTTATAATAAATTGTGTAAACTAGGCCCCATACATTTGCCCATTACAACTCTGAGATCCAAACTGAGGTGATGTAGAATGAGACAGTAATGgcaactggggaaaaaaataaaatgaacaaaaattatAGGTGattgtatttataaaataacaagtatgaaaaaaataaaaaaaactaaaataagtctGTCTTTGAATGAAGTCCCTCCCTCACAGAGGGAATCTGAATGAGACGGTTTGAGGACAAAGATGAACATTTTTGAGTCCCCAACCCAAGAAGGCCAACAGCGTTTAGTGCAAACGATGGCCTCAGTCGAGTCGACAGCTTCAGGAAAGTGTTTAAGTGCAACACAGCTGCTGGACCGTACAGATAGTAAAAATTAAACTCAGTCTTTGTAAACTAGTTGTTCGCAGCTGCCAGATGTCCACCAGGTCCTGCGTTTATTGAGTCAGATGATGTGGGGCTCACACAGACATGAAGCTCGGAGGGAAGTTGTCCAGGATATATTCACCAACGCCGACAAAGTACATGACCTGTGCAATTCCAAACAGAGGCGCGATGACCAGCGCTCTGCAGCCGGCACCTTTCAGGAAGGCAGAGGGTCCCTCTTTCCTCAGGATTTTACTGTTGAGACAGAAGATTGGTTTATTAGGATTCATGCATGGAAggaaaaaagtataaaacaaactgagaagGTTCTGTCATACCTCACACAGTCGACAACTCCATCGTAACTCTCCTCGCTTGCCCCTTTGTTCAGGGACTGCAGTCTGGTCTTCACCACTGGAAGGAGCaaataatcatttgttgaacagTGTTGAAATGCAGAATGATAACataagtggaaaaacaaaacagaagagaaaaccTACCATCGACGGGGTtgacagcaacagcagcagtggAGCCTGCAGCACAGCCTGAGAGGAAGGCCCAGTAGAAGGGCGACTGCTCGCTGGGACTGGGTTTGCCCAGGCGGTTCAGGTTAGCAAACAACGGGAAGTAAACGACAGAGAAGGGAACATCCCTGAAAGATAATTAGACAAAAGTTTTAACAGTGACAACATGACACAAAGCAACTGCATCGGCAGcttgataaaaacagaactggagCTGTACCTCATCAGAGTCGCGCCCAGGCCTTTGTAGAGCCCCTGGATGCCCTCAGTGTGGAGCAGCTCCTTCGCGATCTGTGTGGCCGACACAACCCTCGGCGTGGACGTCACCGTGCCGGAGTTGTAGGAGCGCGAGAGCACGCCATTTGCGGCCACAAGCTTTGAGGGAGACATCATGACTGGCTTTTGATGTTGAGCAGCTTtgaggagaaataaaacaatgcgTGTTAAATACGGTTTATAGCAAGTCAACCACAGAAATGAGCTCATCCGAAGTTTGGATTCTTACCCAGCCTGCCTGCGTCTTGGAGCTGGATCTTGAGCATTTCCATAGGGGTAGTGACAACAACCTGGCACATGCCCGCACCGCAACCTGCCAGCATCTCTTTGAACACCGTCAACCCCTTCCTGTTAACggaaaacagaagaatgaaGTAAAGCCACAAATCCTACACGTTAAAACGTTATTTTAATACAACCGTGCTCACCCGTCCTTGGCGAGGTGATGGCGAAAGAAGTCATTAGCAGCCAGCTTGATGGCCTTCTCGGGGGTAACTAGAGTCAAATTTACC is part of the Kryptolebias marmoratus isolate JLee-2015 linkage group LG4, ASM164957v2, whole genome shotgun sequence genome and harbors:
- the tspan2a gene encoding tetraspanin-2a, producing MSKVQGGMKCVKYLLFVFNFIFWLSGLLVLGVGLWLRFDQHTVDLLTGDGAPDTFFIAVYILLGAGGLMMIVGFFGCFGAVRESQCLLASFFACLLIIFGAEITAGVFGFMNREEITEEVKRFYNYSVDENNPNGTAIAILYHNTLNCCGSPTTGVIEKLCPEAAEDTQDCFAAIQEFFEKKLYIIGYIGIGIAGVMILGMVFSMVLCCAIRNTREVI
- the slc25a55a gene encoding solute carrier family 25 member 55a isoform X1; amino-acid sequence: MSQQQISLPAKLINGGIAGIVGVTCVFPIDLAKTRLQNQRSGKQVYRSMMDCLIKTVRSEGYFGMYRGAAVNLTLVTPEKAIKLAANDFFRHHLAKDGKGLTVFKEMLAGCGAGMCQVVVTTPMEMLKIQLQDAGRLAAQHQKPVMMSPSKLVAANGVLSRSYNSGTVTSTPRVVSATQIAKELLHTEGIQGLYKGLGATLMRDVPFSVVYFPLFANLNRLGKPSPSEQSPFYWAFLSGCAAGSTAAVAVNPVDVVKTRLQSLNKGASEESYDGVVDCVSKILRKEGPSAFLKGAGCRALVIAPLFGIAQVMYFVGVGEYILDNFPPSFMSV
- the slc25a55a gene encoding solute carrier family 25 member 55a isoform X2 — encoded protein: MSYTTDYYLLMLRMIMTGSVFFVLTENFMASSANCIFFVSPGAAVNLTLVTPEKAIKLAANDFFRHHLAKDGKGLTVFKEMLAGCGAGMCQVVVTTPMEMLKIQLQDAGRLAAQHQKPVMMSPSKLVAANGVLSRSYNSGTVTSTPRVVSATQIAKELLHTEGIQGLYKGLGATLMRDVPFSVVYFPLFANLNRLGKPSPSEQSPFYWAFLSGCAAGSTAAVAVNPVDVVKTRLQSLNKGASEESYDGVVDCVSKILRKEGPSAFLKGAGCRALVIAPLFGIAQVMYFVGVGEYILDNFPPSFMSV